The following coding sequences are from one Haliotis asinina isolate JCU_RB_2024 chromosome 3, JCU_Hal_asi_v2, whole genome shotgun sequence window:
- the LOC137276816 gene encoding neuromedin-U receptor 1-like, with amino-acid sequence MIGGSLNITPKTTVMPAGNGTLLPGFFDYDTSTSFQASPNHSQLLHIVNDEIATTLIPAMVCIGVLMVSGFIGNTLVCYVFSTKLKHSTQNFLFVILAIFDLMSCCVAMPTEIADMRFYFTFDSVIACKILRFLVAFPTLASNIVLLIIAVDRYRKVCRPLHQQITRDISKKAVVIAAFVAILYSIPALFIYGRRSAVTRIPGVIGNDCSTSDAMTGKLYPMIYEITLSASFVIFTVTLVVLYSLIWREIKRHKQYMKRNANYNYAMVLLVARDRSADSSSSTPGTPRSRSQSHDMSNVTNSQRPLSYRGQRTTVIAFLVTFVFILSFVPHLCLIISRTILKDFDHHLDGPKLVLYNLFIRSYFVNSVANPIIYGAMNYHFRRECVKAVKRVCFCTAKSK; translated from the coding sequence ATGATTGGGGGCAGTTTGAATATCACCCCAAAGACTACTGTAATGCCTGCAGGAAATGGAACGTTGCTCCCTGGATTTTTCGATTACGACACAAGCACCAGCTTCCAGGCATCACCCAATCACAGTCAACTACTGCACATAGTCAATGACGAAATCGCGACGACACTTATTCCCGCAATGGTGTGCATTGGGGTGCTAATGGTGTCTGGATTTATTGGTAACACTCTCGTATGCTACGTGTTCTCAACCAAACTCAAGCACAGTACTCAGAATTTTCTTTTCGTGATCTTGGCGATTTTTGATCTCATGAGTTGCTGTGTTGCCATGCCAACGGAGATTGCTGACATGCGCTTTTATTTCACCTTTGACTCTGTTATTGCTTGCAAGATATTGAGGTTTTTAGTAGCTTTTCCAACCCTGGCGTCAAATATTGTTCTGTTGATCATCGCTGTTGATAGATACAGAAAAGTGTGCCGTCCTCTGCATCAACAGATCACTCGGGACATTTCCAAGAAGGCCGTTGTCATCGCTGCATTTGTCGCCATCTTGTATTCCATCCCAGCCCTGTTCATTTATGGCAGACGTTCGGCTGTGACCAGGATTCCAGGCGTCATTGGAAACGACTGCTCAACTAGTGACGCCATGACAGGAAAACTTTATCCAATGATTTACGAGATTACGCTCAGTGCGTCGTTCGTTATTTTCACCGTCACCCTAGTGGTTCTGTATAGTTTAATATGGAGAGAAATTAAACGGCACAAGCAATACATGAAAAGGAACGCCAACTACAATTACGCCATGGTGTTGTTGGTGGCCAGAGACAGGTCTGCAGATAGTTCGTCCTCGACCCCTGGAACGCCTCGTTCTCGATCTCAGTCACATGACATGTCAAACGTCACGAACTCTCAGAGACCTCTATCCTACAGGGGTCAAAGGACAACTGTCATTGCATTTCTtgtaacatttgtttttattttaagttTCGTGCCGCATTTATGTCTTATTATTTCACGAACAATCTTGAAGGACTTCGATCACCATTTGGATGGTCCCAAACTTGTGTTGTACAATTTATTTATTCGTTCGTATTTTGTTAACTCTGTTGCCAATCCAATTATTTATGGTGCTATGAATTACCACTTTCGACGCGAATGTGTCAAAGCGGTCAAACGAGTTTGCTTTTGTACTGCCAAATcgaaataa